In one Vulgatibacter incomptus genomic region, the following are encoded:
- a CDS encoding spore maturation protein, with the protein MSLLAQVLEAISRWTIPVILVGVPGYALAKRVKVYPAFVAGAKEGLEIAFRIVPFLVAILAAVGAFRGAGAMDRLSSWLEPVLAPLGIPASVLPLFLVRPLSGSGANGLLADLIRSEGPDSLASLIGAVASGATETTFYVLAVYFGAVGITRFRHAIPAAVLAEAAGIAASIAIVRLVFGS; encoded by the coding sequence ATGTCGCTCCTCGCGCAGGTCCTCGAGGCGATCTCCCGCTGGACCATCCCCGTGATCCTCGTGGGCGTCCCCGGCTACGCCCTCGCCAAGCGGGTGAAGGTCTACCCCGCCTTCGTCGCCGGCGCGAAGGAGGGCCTCGAGATCGCCTTCCGGATCGTGCCCTTCCTCGTGGCGATCCTCGCCGCGGTGGGCGCCTTCCGCGGCGCCGGCGCCATGGATCGGCTCTCGTCCTGGCTGGAGCCCGTGCTCGCGCCCCTGGGGATCCCGGCCTCGGTGCTCCCCCTCTTCCTCGTGCGGCCCCTCTCGGGGAGCGGCGCCAACGGCCTCCTCGCCGACCTCATCCGGAGCGAGGGCCCGGACAGCCTCGCCTCCCTGATCGGCGCGGTGGCCAGCGGCGCCACCGAGACCACCTTCTACGTCCTGGCCGTCTACTTCGGCGCCGTCGGGATCACCCGCTTCCGGCACGCCATCCCAGCGGCGGTCCTCGCCGAGGCAGCCGGGATCGCCGCCTCCATCGCGATCGTCCGCCTCGTCTTCGGCTCCTAG
- a CDS encoding ArsA family ATPase → MLLDLVGDRRLVICSGAGGVGKTTTSAAIALAAARSGRRAVVLTIDPAKRLADALGLPSLPSEPEPVPRELLDAAGVPPEGSLHALMLDPKATFDELVRRLNAPAEAQRILSNRMYQNVSELLAGLQEYAAEEKLHQLGSDPRFDVVVVDTPPTRNALDFLEAPNKLSRFLDERVLKWFAPQEPKRFGFLQRTGKVVGGVLGKVFGESFTEELGGFLGALGGMTATFRSHAEEVRRMLASPGAVFLLVTAPEAAALDDALFFRHKLAELGLPFGGYVVNRLLPERPPPTESERQATEAALVHELGEEKARALLQRLEASYGQERARALLERAMLDRLQAQGSAKVVGIPRLEGEIADLPGLAQLDRLAFVP, encoded by the coding sequence ATGCTCCTCGACCTCGTAGGCGACAGACGGCTGGTGATCTGCAGCGGCGCCGGCGGCGTCGGCAAGACCACCACGTCGGCGGCGATCGCCCTCGCCGCTGCACGATCGGGGCGGCGCGCAGTGGTGCTCACCATCGATCCCGCGAAGCGCCTGGCCGACGCCCTCGGGCTCCCCTCGCTCCCGAGCGAGCCCGAGCCCGTACCCCGCGAGCTCCTCGACGCGGCGGGCGTTCCCCCGGAGGGCTCCCTCCACGCGCTGATGCTCGATCCGAAGGCGACCTTCGACGAGCTCGTGCGCCGGCTCAACGCCCCCGCGGAGGCCCAGCGGATCCTCTCGAATCGGATGTACCAGAACGTCTCGGAGCTCCTGGCCGGCCTCCAGGAGTACGCGGCGGAGGAGAAGCTCCACCAGCTCGGCTCCGATCCGCGCTTCGACGTGGTCGTCGTGGACACGCCTCCCACCCGGAACGCCCTCGACTTCCTCGAGGCGCCGAACAAGCTCTCGCGCTTCCTGGACGAGCGGGTGCTCAAGTGGTTCGCGCCCCAGGAGCCCAAGCGCTTCGGCTTCCTGCAGCGGACGGGGAAGGTGGTGGGCGGCGTCCTGGGGAAGGTCTTCGGCGAGTCCTTCACCGAGGAGCTCGGCGGCTTCCTCGGTGCCCTTGGCGGGATGACCGCGACCTTCCGTAGCCACGCGGAGGAGGTCCGGCGCATGCTCGCCTCTCCCGGCGCGGTCTTCCTGCTGGTCACGGCGCCGGAAGCGGCGGCCTTGGACGACGCGCTCTTCTTCCGGCACAAGCTCGCCGAGCTCGGCCTCCCCTTCGGCGGCTACGTCGTGAACCGCCTCCTCCCCGAGCGCCCACCGCCCACCGAGTCGGAGCGCCAGGCCACCGAGGCCGCGCTCGTGCACGAGCTGGGCGAGGAGAAGGCGCGCGCCCTCCTCCAGCGCCTTGAGGCCTCATATGGGCAGGAGCGGGCGAGGGCGCTTCTCGAGAGGGCCATGCTCGACCGCCTGCAGGCCCAGGGCAGCGCGAAGGTCGTCGGGATCCCCCGCCTCGAAGGGGAGATCGCCGATCTGCCCGGCCTCGCCCAGCTCGATCGCCTGGCCTTCGTGCCCTGA